A single Triticum dicoccoides isolate Atlit2015 ecotype Zavitan chromosome 2A, WEW_v2.0, whole genome shotgun sequence DNA region contains:
- the LOC119359380 gene encoding protein ENHANCED DISEASE RESISTANCE 2-like, which produces MACSDGGAEHQWIQNVQSGGAVPCLPPENCPGGWATPPGHTFMVRGPEYFATKAKIPGGEYLLKPLVVDWIKGPVKNFEVLKKRNHRVRKAIDEQVSHGNKPFVWAFNLQLPSKENYSAIFYFVSLEPASEGSLMDQFLKGDDALRKSRLKLIANIVKGPWIVRKAVGEQAICILGRALSCKYVEGSNFNEVDVDIGSSIVANAIVHLAFGYVATLTIDLAFVIESQAESELPERLLGAIRFSELSPGSAGVYEVPSEEQQEIAPILPSRLWRSFSQLLQNPGSSMQPSPSSENTNRNFHKEDAGNNDN; this is translated from the exons ATGGCTTGTTCTGATGGTGGGGCTGAGCACCAATGGATACAGAATGTCCAGTCAGGAGGCGCAGTTCCTTGTCTACCGCCCGAAAACTGTCCTGGTGGTTGGGCCACTCCTCCCGGCCACACTTTTATGGTCAGAGGCCCAGAATATTTTGCAACCAAGGCAAAAATACCTGGTGGGGAGTATCTTCTGAAGCCTCTTGTAGTTGATTGGATCAAAGGCCCAGTAAAAAATTTCGAGGTCCTGAAAAAGAGGAACCATCGTGTGAGGAAAGCCATCGATGAGCAGGTTTCTCATGGCAATAAACCTTTTGTCTGGGCTTTCAACTTGCAACTACCCAGCAAGGAGAACTACAGTGCGATATTTTACTTTGTCTCACTGGAACCTGCATCCGAGGGCTCGCTGATGGATCAATTCCTTAAAGGGGACGACGCTCTCCGTAAATCCAGGCTTAAACTGATAGCAAACATAGTTAAGGGGCCTTGGATTGTCCGAAAAGCTGTGGGTGAACAAGCCATCTGCATACTTGGCAGAGCACTTTCGTGCAAGTATGTCGAGGGATCAAACTTCAACGAAGTTGATGTGGATATTGGGTCTTCCATAGTTGCAAATGCAATTGTTCATCTGGCATTTGGTTACGTGGCGACACTGACTATAGATTTAGCATTTGTTATTGAGAGTCAAGCTGAATCGGAGCTCCCCGAGAGACTTCTTGGAGCTATAAGGTTCTCTGAGTTGAGTCCGGGATCAGCTGGTGTGTACGAAGTGCCATCTGAAGAGCAGCAGGAAATTGCTCCAATTCTGCCTTCAAGATTATGGCGGAGTTTTTCCCAACTGCTACAGAACCCAGGCAGCTCAATGCAGCCGTCGCCTAGCTCAGAAAACACTAACAGAAACTTTCACAAAGAAGATGCTGGTAACAACGATAATTG A